tccatttttcctctcaattttctttctctcgcattttccgggaaccaaacagagcATTAGGTATTACTATTATTCCaatcatttacttattttaaaacttcacctttaaataatctttcaaaGTTCttgtttctaaatttaattttcaattttcgtAAATTCCCAATATTCCcactaatttatttaatcatcagcattttatttatttattttaaaactccattttaaatcaaattctttaaaacttctgatttccgaattaaatccctaatcccgaaaatttcaatattcacattaatttatttaattattattattaaacaattCGTTAAAGTTTCCAtttccgattttaatttctaattccaaaaattccaatattcacattaatctatttaattattttattttatttatttattctaaaattccattttaaacaattcgttaaaatttccatttccgattttaatttctaattccaaaaattccaatattcacattaatttaatttattattattattttatttatttatcctaaaattccattttaaacaattcgttaaaatttccatttccgattttaatttctaattccaaaaattccaatattcacattaatttaatttattattattattttatttatttatcctaaaattccattttaaacaattcattaaaatttcctctttcgattttaatttctaaatccaaaaattccaatattcacattaatttagtttattattattattttatttatttatcctaaaattccattttaaacaattcattaaaatttccactttcgattttaatttttaattccaaaaattccaatattcacattaatctatttaattatattattttatttatttatcctaaaattccattttaaacaattcattaaaatttccactttcgattttaatttttaattccaaaaattccaatattcacattaatctatttaattaatttattttatttatttattctaaaattccattttaaacagttCACTTAAAACTTtcgatttccgaattaaatttctatttctgaaaattccaatattcacattaatttattattattattttatttgtttattctaaaaatccattttaaacaattcattaaaatttccactttcgctaattccaaaattccaacattcacattaatctatttaattattgttattttatttatttattctaaaatttcattttaaaacaattcattaaaatttccattcccgatttaatttctaattccaaaattcacattaatctatttaattgttattattttagttatttattttgaaattccattttaaacaattcttcaaaattccaatttctgaacttaatttccgatttccaaaattctaatttctttcaaatttaatatccaaaattccaattcttaaatttattttttcaagactcgaatcttcaaataattttcgagactctaatttccaaataaatctcaaaaatccagttttctctcGAATAGCTTTAATCCCACtctgtttttttaaataatgttctatttcttttgatgtttACACAAGCAAGAATGATGAATCTTCATAATTCCGAAATAATGGGATTCGCGAGATTAATTCAGGCAAGATCAATCGGGTTTTTGGTGGGGCCCCCacatatgtgattttatgactgactgattgattaattgatttatttaccATGCTTGTTTGATTTATTCTATTCCTTGACATGCGCATAATTTTATCTATTCGTCATTCGCTAATCTTGTctcatgatagcgcattcgtgACTGGAGGActaggtacgcatccactcatattttgttcattctttaCACATGCTTTGCTTCCTACATCGTGCATGATTAAggtgagtatccattgactttctcattgattgccgcgtcagcttcattctattagtagagacccgatttcagggacttagaggggtgctacggttcatactgtaccttcccgataagtaacctgacccctgagcccgatccggtttttcacagaccaccttttccaaaataaggagtcacacttagggtttttctttcttattttgtttaccctttaaaaataaaacaaaaataagtggcgactccaagtcattttccttaatcaaataaaatctatttctcaaaataaaaatcgagctcgccatcgagtgggaaacgcatgagccgaaatgcggggtccacaacccttcaaaactattttgagtattttctatcacaatatttgacaaacttttttatcttaatttttttaataattattttgaaaatttattatttttagaaaactaattttttaaacaaatatattctaaaaatatatcatttaaaaaaaataattttgacatatttttagttattttttatatacacaattttaaaaatatacattttccaagatgtttgatttttaaataatcataataataataatttacttttattttttttgaaaaatggtgtatttttttccaaatcactaaattaaattaaattttattgaggtttacaaaaaaaattaaaattaaaattaatatttttctactcttttttttcatagtcaataaagatcatttttggaaagataaaaaattcatatcattcttctcaatttttacACTTTGTCTAGATCTTGGACTTAAATGGTGAACTTATATggatcaaagtttaatttttgagCCCAACTAAGTCTAAAACATAATtgtccctttttctttttgactttttttcctCACTTGAACGGCTCAATTGGTGGACCTCCccacctttttcttccttttttttattttttttctttgcattttccctcCCCAATCCCTGCTGCCGCATTCTCACATTCTCACCAAATcaaattatgttttatattacgattaaataaattaaattttgttcttttttaatactttgattttaattaattttgtaaaataattcttcttctccttttttccctatttttgaaaatctattGAATAAGAAAagcaaactttattttttaaaaatacaattcatttattcatttttgtattaaatttttattttaacatcattGTAATTAatgcattaaaataaattaatttttaatataaaaatatgctcacctataataattaataatctaataaataaataaataaataaataaatgctatatatatagataatattttattctttttagcatttataatatttttatatttataatttttatattatgagtctcattttttatattaatatttttaatttttttttatagaatattaaacctaaatttaaaagaaaaaaacaccatCCATAAGTTGAAactgaattttttgttttcttaaaaaaaaaaaaacttacctttaatttcattcaacaaaaaattagtaatgataattttttaagagtatttaattttaagcaCAGTATTTGAAggtatataaaattaaaattttaaatataattctcatcataataaattgatatttaaaaaaaaactaattttttttattaaatatataaaaaaagtacatttttgtttaattaaaaacttaaaccggtaaaattgtttttattttaataaataatgtttttaaaaagcacattatatgtttttttacctattatttaataattgttatcaaaatcataataatgacaataaaaaacTTAATAAGCTAATACATTCTACTATTTATAATGGTAATTTTAGTTATTACTTTTAGGTAAAAACAAGGTTGTCACCAGTAACATATTTGATATAGAGATTGAAATGGTGATGAATGAGTGATAGATTACTATTTACCGATATACTTTTAATTACTACCATTATTACTTTTAGGTAAAAACTATACTACCATCTTCAATAACATGTTTGATGTAAAGACTAATATGTTTGATGTAAATACTAAAATGTCGGTGCATAAAATTCTATTTACTGTTggtgtaaaaataaatttaattttaaataaaagaatttttattttctaaaagtaCCCGCtttatgataataatttaaaagCAATAGAGTTGGAAATAAAATTACTTTAGATAGCACCATTGGTAATTGAATttaatctttaatattttaatcccATTGAAACAGTCACAATTGACCCCATTGAAACAGCCACAATTGACGTCCCCCCCCCCCTATACCtgaaaaattttatatgtattattgGTACTCTTACGTAATAAGAAGAATAGgtaatagaagaagaagaaaaaaaaaaaaaaaaggaaaaaagaaaaacttggacataataaaaatatataaatttatgtgaaaaaaataataagaatattacataaaaaaaacttCCGTAGAAAAAAGGAAATCCACTTCAAAAAtttaggaatatatatatactcgTATCACGAAGTTGTCAAATCAAAATTGGAGTTCGGTTCTTACAATTAAAATATTGGTATCCTAACTGTAAATTGAagggaaaaatataaagaaaaataaataaaaataaaaaataaaaaatctttttatatattattttaaatccatttaatttattttaactatttcttgatataaatttttaatctttttagatataaatatttaattaattttaattatatttaatttatttgatattgtCCAAGAcacaatcaaacataaaaagaaaattatttttcttaatttttttttcttgttcttgtaCCACTTCGAGGCAAACATAacctaaggctatgtttggtttccggaaagtacaaaggaaagaaaaaaaatgttaagaaaaatgattttctcatgtttgattgtcctgtgaaaaatatcaaagaaaataaaatataattaaaactaattaaaaacttatgtatttttaaattatttaatctttatattgatgagttaaaataaataaaatgagtttgaagtaacaaaaaaattaatttatcaacttttaatctattttttattttccttcactttttcttttcttctacttttcctttatattttctttccctcgcattttccctcaaattttccgggaacaaaacatagcctaaaagtcCCAAACAAATGTCAATTACTCCAAATTTCAGTTCAATTCTCACAAAAACGCTTTATGATACCTCATTTTTGCCTTTAATGCTGCAGAACTTATGCCTAGTAGGAATGGCAAAGGCCTGATTTTCATAATCCGAAAACATCCCATTGTCCAGTGGAAGCATCTACATATTCAAATATTCAGTAACCCATCCCGCCGGACCGACAGCGGCGGCCCATCAATGAAGCCATCATGACCAACTGATTCAAGCTCAAACCCAACGCAACTTCCCTACGAGAGCTAGGGCCagaaaaaaacctaatttttagaaaactaattttttttaaaaatatattctaaaaatatatcatttaaaaaaattaattttgagatatttttaattattttttatatacacaattttaaaaatatatgttttccaagatgtttgatttttaaataataataataataataataatttatttttattttttttggaaaatgatgtatttttttccaaatcattaaattaaattaaattttattgaggtttacaataaaaataaaaataaaaataatatttattattattattttttcatagtcaataaaaatcatttttgaaaagataaaaaatttcatatcattcttttcaattttcaaactttctttaggtcttgggcttaaatagtATACTTATATggatcaaaacttaatttttgggtcTAACTAGATCCAAAAGATAAttatccctttttctttttgacttttttttttcctcacttgAACGGCTCAATTGGTGGACCTCCCcatccttttcttccttttttttttctttgcattttccctcCCCAATCCCCGCCATTctcatcaaattaaattaagttttatattacaattaaataaattaaattttgttcttttttaatactttgattttaattaattttgtaaaataattcttcttctccttttttccctatttttgaaaatctattGAATTAGAAAagcaaactttattttttagaaatacaattcatttattcatttttttattaaagttttattttaacatcattGTAATTAatgcattaaaataaattattttttaatataaaatatatgctcacctataataattaataatctaataaataaataaatactatatatatatatatatatataatattttattctgtttagcatttataatatttttatatttataatttttatattatgagtctcattttttatatttttattttaaattttttttatagaataataaacctaaatttaaaaaaaaaaacaccatccATAAGTTGactgaattttttgttttcttaaaaaaaaataatattaacttacctttaatttcattcaacaaaaaattagtaATGATAATTCTTCAAgagtatttaattttcaaagcaATATTTGAAggtatataaattaaaattttaaaaatgtttgcattaaaattttaaatataattcccatcataataatttgatatttttttaaaaaaaaaagaaaaactaattttttttattaaaaacgtaaaaaaaagtacatttttgtttaattaaaaatttaaactagtaaaattgtttttattttaataaataatgtttttaaaaaccacattatatgtttttttacctattatttaataatcattgtaaaaatcataataatgacATAAAAAACCTAATAAGCTAATACATCCTACTATTTATAATAGTACTTTTAGTTATAACTTTTAGGTAAAAACAAGGTCACTAggaatatatttgatataaagatAGAAATGATGATGAATGATAAATGGATTATTATTCACCGTTATACTTTTAATTACTACCATTATTACTTTTAGATTAAAACTATACTTAGAGACTAAAATGGTGATTGATCAGTGCATAAAATTCAACTTAATGTTggtgtaaaaataaatttaattttaaataaagaatttttattttctaaaagtaCCCGCtttatgataataatttaaaagCAATAGAGTTGGAAATAAAATTACTTTAGATAGCACCATTGgtaattgattttaatctttaataTCTTAATCCCATTGAAACAGTCACAATTGACCCCATTGAACtgaaaaattttatatgtattattgGTACTCTTACGTAATAAGAAGAATAGgtaatagaagaagaaaaaaaaataaaagaaaaagaaaacttagacataataaaaatatataaatttatatgaaaaaaataataagaatatataaatttacataaaaaaaacttccatagaaaaaaggaaatccacttcaaaaaattaggaatatatatatatactcgtATCACGAAGTTGTCAAATCAAAATTGGAGTTCGGTTCTTACAATTAAAACATCGATACCCTAATTGTAAATTGAAgggaaaaatacaaagaaaaataattaaaaaaatattaaaaaatctttttatatattattttaaatccatttaattcattttaactatttcttgatataaatttttagtctttctagatataaatatttaattaattttaattacatttaattttctttgatattgtCCAAGAtacaatcaaacataaaaagaaaattattttctttaatttttttttcttgtaccACTTCGagccaaacataacctaaaagtcCCAAACAAATATCAATTACTCCAAATTTCAGTTCAATTCTCACAAAAACGCTTTATGATACCTCATTTTTGCCTTTAATGCTGCAGAACTTATGCCTAGTAGGAATGGCAAATGCCTAATTTTCATAATCCGAAAACATCCCATCGTCCACTCCAGTGGAAGCATCTACATATTCAAATATTCAGTAACCCATCCCGCCGGACCGACAGCGGAGGCCCATCAATGAAGCCATCATGACCAACCGATTCAAGCTCAAACCCAACGTAACTTCCCTACGAGAGCTAGGGCCAGATAAAAACCTACAGAAAATTCTCTATTGCTGACAACATTTCGTTCGTCCAGGCACTTTCGTTACTGAATCCTGTACGCTTTAATCctcctccaaaaaaaaatctGGTTGAACTGGTGGTTATACCtccaaaaaaaattggagtacTGCTTGGGGTACTCCGACAGTAGATATTAATGAAAATCTCGTTGCCGGAGACATTCTTTCCATTCAGTCTGTCGCCCATAACGAGAACCCAGTCATTTTTCTGAGCCACGTACTTTTTGAGTGGTGGTATGAATTTAAAGCAAGTCTTATCTATTACAGGTTGAAAGACCCCATGTACACAGGAAAGTGATACAGCAATAGACGAACACAGAACATCACATAGGCCCTCATACACTTTTATGTACTTTCTCTACTCACTTGTGTACTATATATCTACCACTACATACTACTTTATCTGCCACTTAAGCGTAAGGAGAGAGCATCACCTATAAACCCCAATTTACTATTTTATGTACTGTCTCTGACCCACTGGTATATTACTCACACAAAAACCCTAGGAACAGACTCTGTGGGCTTGCAATCAACCTCTCTCAGCTTCGTCTGGAGCCCCGTCcctgcaccatttgccaatggATGTATGCCGTGCTCTGGGCCTTTCATGTACGCTCTGTTCTCCCTCTCCTTATCAAATATCACTCCAAAGCGCTTCTCACAATCTGCCATTAATTATCAAACGAATGACACTCGTTGAGATCACAAAAAATGAATCCCTAGGGGTAACTGCAATGTTGCAGCTGATAGCATTATCccaagataataataaacacTAGATACTAGGCACTTACCACGTGCCAATTTTTCATCAAGCTGGCCATCCCTAGAGAGCGCCATCATGATCTGAGGGAGACCAAGAGGGAGATTATCACCTCTGTCAACCTGCCAGAAGTGAATTGTCTTCCCATACGTCTTGCACACCTTCTCCAGGTCCTGCCTCTCCACCAGTGCCGGCATCCTGGGCATGAAAAGCACGCCGCTCTTCACCTCAAACTCGTGAGAGTGCCACAGCGGCTTCTCCATATCGGGTAGCGTCATGAAAAGATTCTCGGATATGATGTATTCCAACCCAATAAGCTTAGCGTCTGCCTCCGGACCATCATATATCAGGCACTGCCGCATCTCCTCGTTCTGGTGCGCGCAGAAGTGATGCGCTTCCACTTGCCGCGTCATGTCATGGCCATAGAAATGGAACCTGCAGACCCAGAATTAATAATTaagattatcttaaaaaaaattatcattgatTCAGAAGAATCTAcaaaaaagatgaagaataaGGGGGGCTACGCGCAGAGGTGTTGGTGAATTTTGTTGATAGGGCCGAATCCTTGGATGGCAGATGTGGCTGTCTCGAGAAGGGCGGTGGTGGTATGAGTGGGCTCGCCGGGAACTTCAGGATGAGTCGACATggctttcttttttcctccttcGCTTTGCTTTCTTCAATCTTTACCCGAAAAAAGGGTGCACAGGACCATTTAAGGGTGAGACTGGGCTTCAAATGCGAGGCTTATGCCTGGCAAATGGCTTTCCATGCATTCCTACACGTGGCATCAGTTTCTTTACGTGTCTTATTGCTGGTGTAACGTGGCTATCAACGTGGCCTCTTGGCAGGAGAGGCAAGGcgtcaaaattaaaatttatggaTTGATGGGAGATATTCattacaaatataaattttactgtctttttattttttattttttatcattgtttATTAGATGCAAAGggaatatatgtattattaacTTTATTTAGAAGAATAATAAAATCACGGAATTATTACTGATAATTGAGACTCAAGAGACACTCAAGACAACAAACAACgacaaaattgattcaaaattacGGATAATTGACAATAGAACATTCAAATCATCACTTCATGCAATGGATAGTCATATTTATTATGTTGATCAGGCTCTGAATATTACAAACTTTTCTTTTCactaaatttcaatttcatatgGCCTATTAAATCACATCTAAGatgcaaataaaaagaaagatttgacaACTATTTCATACCTAATTAATGTTGTTTATGATCCTTCTATCAAAAGGACAGGCTAATATGGAGATATGTTCTCTCAAGCTAGAGTGAGAGTGAACGTGGGTGCCTAGCTTATCCCCAAACATAGTGAAGACATCCtttgataaaaatttgataaaaatatcaacaaattgagAATATGATTCAtgcctaattggtgtctcaactgattcatgtccagctggtgctccttgaatgagggagtaatcaacaaaatttataacctattacaccatgtactagggtagcaGAGACAAAACTattatagcatagtggctctaggatcgttcactgggatgggttttcacttcacaaatgatattcaaattaggaaaataggtgattttcttatggatgttagctttaaaagaagatgtaaatgttttagaaagatttaaactaatctaagctaacattaaagactaaaatgaaaggatgtaaaaacaagtttctcaaagataggatagctatgctctggctcttatgcaaattggaa
This region of Vitis vinifera cultivar Pinot Noir 40024 chromosome 5, ASM3070453v1 genomic DNA includes:
- the LOC100249843 gene encoding oil body-associated protein 1A, which gives rise to MSTHPEVPGEPTHTTTALLETATSAIQGFGPINKIHQHLCAFHFYGHDMTRQVEAHHFCAHQNEEMRQCLIYDGPEADAKLIGLEYIISENLFMTLPDMEKPLWHSHEFEVKSGVLFMPRMPALVERQDLEKVCKTYGKTIHFWQVDRGDNLPLGLPQIMMALSRDGQLDEKLARDCEKRFGVIFDKERENRAYMKGPEHGIHPLANGAGTGLQTKLREVDCKPTESVPRVFV